The Halomonas binhaiensis nucleotide sequence CTGAAGGGCTCGATGCCCAGGCCAGCACCACTTTGACTACCGATAGCCGCGAACTGGGCACTGGAGACGTGTTTATTGCCATTCCTGGCGTGGCTGCCGATGGACGTGACTATATCTATCAGGCCCTGAACACGGGGGTCATGATGGTGCTGGCCGAAGCCGGAGGAGCGAGCCAGTCCATCGACGATGATCGGGTGGTATGGCTCGATGGCTTGCGTGCAAGGCTTGGCGAGTTTGCTCGTGAGCTCTATCAGGTTCCTGACAATATGGAACTGATCGGTGTCACTGGCACCAATGGCAAGAGTTCAGTAACCCACTATATTGCCGAATTGTCTCTTGCCTTGGGTGTCGAGGCGGGAATCATTGGCACCCTTGGGCATGGTCGCCCCGGTGGGTTGCAGCAGGGCATGTTGACAACACCAGAGGCTCTTGCACTACAGCGTCAACTGGGAGAGCTTGCGCAAGCAGGCATCTACCGGGTTGCCATGGAAGTGTCATCCCATGCACTGGACCAGGAGCGTATTGCCGGTTGTCGCTTTGATGCTGCCGTCTTTACCAACCTGACGCGAGATCATCTGGACTATCACGGCAGCATGGCGGCTTATGCCGCTGCCAAGGCAAAACTGTTTCAGCAGGCCGGTCTGAGGCTGGCCGTGGTGAATGGCGATGACAGCCTGGCGCGCCTGATGTTGGCGGGGGTGGCCAAGGAAGTGCGCGTGTTGGCCACCGGAGAAGACGAATCCGTGTCTCTGCGGGTGCTTGACTGGAATCCTCGCCTTGATGGCCAGCGTGCCCTGATTGCCACTCCGGAAGGCGAGAAAGTGCTGGTGCTACCACTGATGGGGCGCTTCAACCTGGACAATGTCCTGTTGGCCATGGCGACGCTCTATGGCATGGGGGCACGGCTTGATGCGCTGTTCGCTGCTGCCGAGAACCTGACGCCGGTCCCGGGGCGGATGCAACCTGTCACACAGGAAGCGGGTGACGTTCCCACTGTCGTGATTGACTACGCCCACACCCCGGATGCCCTGGAAAATGCCCTGCAGGGGCTGAAGGCACATTTGCCGGGTAAAGGAAGGTTGTGGTGTCTGGTCGGTTGTGGTGGTGACCGCGATACTGGCAAGCGTCCGCTGATGGCGCAGGCCGCAGCCAAGCT carries:
- a CDS encoding UDP-N-acetylmuramoyl-L-alanyl-D-glutamate--2,6-diaminopimelate ligase, yielding MTLAVAHLVSIMTRRWPECRLPEGLDAQASTTLTTDSRELGTGDVFIAIPGVAADGRDYIYQALNTGVMMVLAEAGGASQSIDDDRVVWLDGLRARLGEFARELYQVPDNMELIGVTGTNGKSSVTHYIAELSLALGVEAGIIGTLGHGRPGGLQQGMLTTPEALALQRQLGELAQAGIYRVAMEVSSHALDQERIAGCRFDAAVFTNLTRDHLDYHGSMAAYAAAKAKLFQQAGLRLAVVNGDDSLARLMLAGVAKEVRVLATGEDESVSLRVLDWNPRLDGQRALIATPEGEKVLVLPLMGRFNLDNVLLAMATLYGMGARLDALFAAAENLTPVPGRMQPVTQEAGDVPTVVIDYAHTPDALENALQGLKAHLPGKGRLWCLVGCGGDRDTGKRPLMAQAAAKLADRVVITDDNPRSEDPATIRAAMLDGLSAADLERTWNIAERAVAIERTIREAGSNDVVLIAGKGHETYQEVHGVRHDFSDLVEARRALSGMVGKAHSAVAEKASSGIAKEDLNGPKERPLHQGHREGDS